The stretch of DNA GTGCCACCCCCACCGCCACCACCCAGCGGCTTATCGGATATTCGTGGACATTGGGCGGAAGGCTTTATCCAAGCGCTAGTGGCCCGCGGAATTATTTTAGGGTTTCCCGATTCGACGTTCCGTCCCGAAGCGCCACTGACACGGGTACAATATGCGGCCATGTTGGCGAAGACTTACGATTTGCCGAATGTTCGAGTGGCAATTAATTTTTCTGATGTCCGGAGTAATTTTTGGGGATTCAAAGCGATTGCCCGGGCGTCGGAAATGGGCTTTTTAGCCGGATTTCCCGATCGCACCTTTCGCCCCGGTCTGAATCTGACCCGGGTCCAGGCGATTTTAGCCTTAGTGAATGGCTTACAGTTTCGCGGTGGGCAGGCGTCGATTCTTCAAATTTATGGCGATCGGGCCCAGATTCCGGGCTATGCAATTGACTCAGTAGCGACAGGCACCCAGCGAGGCATGATTGTGAATTATCCCAATCCGCGTTTGCTCAATCCCCTGCGAGATATTACGCGGGGTGAAGTGAGTGCTTTGCTGTATCAGTCATTGGTGAGTATTAATCGGGCTGCTCCAATTGATTCACCCTATATTGTGACGCCAGAACTTTCGGCGCTGAGTTTTACGGATCTCGATGCACATTGGAGCAAAGACTTTACCTTGCCTTTAGCCGCGCAGGATTTGGTGAAGGGCTATGGTGATGGTTCGTTTAAGCCGAATGCCACCATTAATCGAGTCCAGTTCGCGGCGATCGTGGCCCGCGCCTTTAATCCCTCACCGCAGCGGGATGGAGTCACCTTTAGCGATGTGCCAAGTAATTTCTGGGGACTCAGTGCGATCAATCAGGCGTACCGAGGAGGCTTTTTAGAGCGTTTCACCGATGCCAGTTTCCGCCCGGCTTCTGGGATGACGCGGCTTGAGTTAGTCCAGGCCTTAGTCAAAGGTTTACGCTTACCGGATGGTGATCCGCAGTTGCTAGAACGTTTGAGTGATCGGGCGAATGTCCCCATGGCCGCCCAAGGGCAAGTTGCAGCGGCGATCGCTGCGGGCATGATTGTCAATTATCCCAATCAAACGCAGTTCAATCCGCAACAGCCAGCCACCCGCGCGGATATGACCACAATGGTCCATCAGGCGATGGCAAGTGGTCGTCGGTTGAGTACTGTCCAATCACCCTATATTTTGCGATAGTCGATTGGTCGATCGCTCAGCTTGTCATCATACGCATCAGTTAGGTGAATGTCTCAGTCAACCCAATTGGCCGCTGGCCAAATCAGCCAACTAAATATTTCGGATGGCGGTGTACCGAAGTTATCGGTGCCAGAAGTGGCAATTGAAATCAATGGCTTGGTTGGCGATCGGCAGAAAAATCTGAAGCATCACGGTGGCCCCGATCGTGCTGTCTGCCTTTGGTCAAGCGAAGTGCTTCAAATGTTGCAAGCAGAAGGACATCCGATCACGGCGGGTAGCGCGGGGGAAAATATGACGATCAGCGGATTGGATTGGTCGCAGTTATCTCCGGGCATGCATCTGCGATTGGGCGATATCGTGATGTTACAAATTACGGACTACGCCCAACCTTGTCGCACGATTCAGCGTAATTTTAAATTTCGACGCTATGGTCGCATTAGTCAGAAACGTTATCCAGGGGATAGCCGCTTGTATGCCAGGGTTCTAGTTCCCGGCCAAGTTTGTGTCGGCGATCCGGTAGCAGTTTATGGCGTTGAGTCACAATCACACAGCGACTGATTTTTCGGCATAATTAAACAGCTGGTTGCATGTTCGCACAGGGTTTTTTATGGCTACTCCACGCATTTTGATGGTGCTGACGTCCCACGATCGCCTCGGTAAAACCGGTCAGCCAACTGGATTTTGGTTGGAGGAATTTACCAGTCCGTACTACGCGTTTATGGATGCTGGTGCGATTGTCACATTAGCTTCGATTCAGGGCGGTCAGCCGCCGATCGACCCCAAAAGTGATCAGGCCGACGCGCAAACTGAGACAACTCAGCGCTTCCTCAGTAATGCCGTCGCCCAGCAAGCGCTGGCCCAGACTACCCCTGTAAGTGAAGTCAACGCGGCTGATTATGATGCAATTTTTCTCCCCGGTGGCCATGGCACGATGTGGGATTTTCCCAGCAGTGCCACGCTGACGAATTTGCTTGAAGCATTTAATCAATCAGAGAAGGTGATTGCGGCGGTTTGTCATGCGCCAGCGGCTTTGGTCACGATGAAAAATGCAGCGGGTGAACCATTTGTGAAAGGGCGACGCATCACCGCATTTACAGACAGTGAAGAGCGGGGTGTTGGGTTAGAAACAGTTGTTCCCTTTTTGTTAGAAAGCCGTTTGCGCGAGTTGGGGGCGCAGTTTGAAGCCGGTCAAGATTGGGGCCCGTTAGTTCAGCAAGATGGCAACTTAATCACAGGACAAAATCCGGCTTCTTCTGAGCCCGTTGCCCAGTCAGTGCTAGCCGCATTGAGCTAAGGTGCTCTATTTCGCCCCTGATAAATTGGGCAGCACTGCTTAGATTGGCAATAAAACGATAAAGCAGGTGCGTCCCGGTCCTGACTCAACGGTAATACTACCACCGTGGCGATTTTCGATGATCCGACGGACGACATCCAGTCCAAGGCCCGACCCTTTACCCATGGGTTTGGTGGTGAAGAAGGGTTCGAGGATGCGGTTTTTCAGTTCCGGCGGAATACCGGCACCGTTATCTTCGAGTTCAATCCGGATGTGCTGATTTTTCTGGCAAGTTCGGATCGTAATTTGTGACGTTCTGCCATTGTCGGGGCCTTCATTGATCGCATCGATCGCATTATCAATCAGATTTGTCCAGACCTGGTTTAGCTCACTCCCAAAGGCCGTGATTTCGGGTAGTGTCTGGTCGTAATGTCGCTGGACTTTGATGCCATGTTTGAGTTTGAACGCAAATAAACGCAGGGTATCTTCAATCCCATCATGAATATTCACCTGTTGCTGCGCTGCTCGATCCATATAGGAGTAAGACTTCATGGATTGCACCAAAGTCGAAATCCGCTCAGCCCCATCTAGGCCATTGTGAATCATACTCATCACATCAAAGGAAAGGGCAAGCCAGCGGATACCCAGATCGCGCAGTTCTGATTGATCGTTACGCCATCGTGCCATGAGGGTGTCGAGAATATCAGTTGTGACCTCGCCAGCGGCCAGTGGTTCAACGAGTTTCCAGGCATCTTTAACGCCGTAGTCTTCTAGCCAATCGGTTAGGGCATCTTCACGGTCACCTTGGGCTAAGGGGTCATTTTGGGGATGGGCGATCGCCTCAAATCCTCGATCGCGGACTTCGAGCCACTGGGCTGTATGTGCTGCGTCAACTTGCTGCTGACCATAGAGCAGATTCATCCATTGCAGTTCGAGGACAGCGGGTTGGACATCTTTGAGGACACGGACAAGGGCGGCCGCCGGATTATTCAGCTCATGGGCGAGTCCAGCAGAAAGTGTGCCGAGAGCCGCCATTTTTTCACGACTTTGAATAAAGGATTCGAGGCCCCGTAGACGTTGACCAACCGTGCGAAAGATGTCTTTTTCAAATTCCCGGCAACTATGGACTAGATCTAAAAAATCAGCACAGTTCAGTCGATACAGATCCGTGGCGACGTCAGCTGTTAGGGTAACCGGCACAACATCTTCTGTGAGGACTTGGATTTCGCCAAAATAGGCAGGGCTCTCGTGACGTCCGATCGGAATATCGATCCCATTACTCAGACGGCTGACGGTAATCTGAC from Romeriopsis navalis LEGE 11480 encodes:
- a CDS encoding S-layer homology domain-containing protein, giving the protein VPPPPPPPSGLSDIRGHWAEGFIQALVARGIILGFPDSTFRPEAPLTRVQYAAMLAKTYDLPNVRVAINFSDVRSNFWGFKAIARASEMGFLAGFPDRTFRPGLNLTRVQAILALVNGLQFRGGQASILQIYGDRAQIPGYAIDSVATGTQRGMIVNYPNPRLLNPLRDITRGEVSALLYQSLVSINRAAPIDSPYIVTPELSALSFTDLDAHWSKDFTLPLAAQDLVKGYGDGSFKPNATINRVQFAAIVARAFNPSPQRDGVTFSDVPSNFWGLSAINQAYRGGFLERFTDASFRPASGMTRLELVQALVKGLRLPDGDPQLLERLSDRANVPMAAQGQVAAAIAAGMIVNYPNQTQFNPQQPATRADMTTMVHQAMASGRRLSTVQSPYILR
- a CDS encoding MOSC domain-containing protein, with the translated sequence MSQSTQLAAGQISQLNISDGGVPKLSVPEVAIEINGLVGDRQKNLKHHGGPDRAVCLWSSEVLQMLQAEGHPITAGSAGENMTISGLDWSQLSPGMHLRLGDIVMLQITDYAQPCRTIQRNFKFRRYGRISQKRYPGDSRLYARVLVPGQVCVGDPVAVYGVESQSHSD
- a CDS encoding type 1 glutamine amidotransferase domain-containing protein: MATPRILMVLTSHDRLGKTGQPTGFWLEEFTSPYYAFMDAGAIVTLASIQGGQPPIDPKSDQADAQTETTQRFLSNAVAQQALAQTTPVSEVNAADYDAIFLPGGHGTMWDFPSSATLTNLLEAFNQSEKVIAAVCHAPAALVTMKNAAGEPFVKGRRITAFTDSEERGVGLETVVPFLLESRLRELGAQFEAGQDWGPLVQQDGNLITGQNPASSEPVAQSVLAALS
- a CDS encoding sensor histidine kinase, with protein sequence MQMAAFQALPPERLNWICDRAEHLQLCAGEVLVREGDPPRGFFIQLSGQITVSRLSNGIDIPIGRHESPAYFGEIQVLTEDVVPVTLTADVATDLYRLNCADFLDLVHSCREFEKDIFRTVGQRLRGLESFIQSREKMAALGTLSAGLAHELNNPAAALVRVLKDVQPAVLELQWMNLLYGQQQVDAAHTAQWLEVRDRGFEAIAHPQNDPLAQGDREDALTDWLEDYGVKDAWKLVEPLAAGEVTTDILDTLMARWRNDQSELRDLGIRWLALSFDVMSMIHNGLDGAERISTLVQSMKSYSYMDRAAQQQVNIHDGIEDTLRLFAFKLKHGIKVQRHYDQTLPEITAFGSELNQVWTNLIDNAIDAINEGPDNGRTSQITIRTCQKNQHIRIELEDNGAGIPPELKNRILEPFFTTKPMGKGSGLGLDVVRRIIENRHGGSITVESGPGRTCFIVLLPI